ATTCTGCTCTATCAGCAGTATGCTCATCGCTTCGTCGTTGAGATGCTTGATGACGCGGAAGATGTCCTTGACCAGCAGCGGCGCCAGCCCCATCGACGGCTCGTCCAGCATGAGCAGGCGCGGCGATGCCATGAGCGCCCGCCCGATGGCGAGCATCTGCTGCTGCCCGCCGCTGAGCGTCCCTGCCAGCTGCTTCTTCCGCTCCTTGAGGATGGGGAACAGCTCGAAGACCCTGTCCGCCCGTTTGTCCACCTCCTTTCTGCCGAGTTTGCCGAAAAAAAGATAGGCGCCGAGGGAGAGATTGTCCTGGACCGAGAGATGGCCGAAGAGCATTCTGCCCTCGGGCACCAGGCTGATCCCCCTCTTGACGAGCTCATGGGTAGGGG
This sequence is a window from Nitrospirota bacterium. Protein-coding genes within it:
- a CDS encoding ABC transporter ATP-binding protein; translation: MLLGIKNLRVSYGGISALHDVSLSFDAKSIVSIIGANGAGKTTLLNAVMNVVPIVSGTIHFDTANITNAPTHELVKRGISLVPEGRMLFGHLSVQDNLSLGAYLFFGKLGRKEVDKRADRVFELFPILKERKKQLAGTLSGGQQQMLAIGRALMASPRLLMLDEPSMGLAPLLVKDIFRVIKHLNDEAMSILLIEQNARAALRLSHYAFVLESGEIAGHGAGKELLDNERVQKAYLGG